Proteins from a single region of Flavobacterium sp. YJ01:
- a CDS encoding DUF1572 domain-containing protein produces the protein MKNTIEIASRFREVILNGTWIANTNYKDQLQNLDWKIAVAPIQNLNTIALLAQHIHYYIDGINNVFKGGTLDIKDKFSFDFPSINSQQEWENFLIKFWNDAEEFASLIEQITDEKLNENFVDVKYGSYRRNIEAMIEHSYYHLGQIVLIKKLLTD, from the coding sequence ATGAAAAATACAATAGAAATTGCCAGTCGTTTTAGAGAAGTAATCTTAAACGGAACATGGATTGCTAATACCAATTACAAAGATCAGCTACAAAATCTGGATTGGAAAATAGCCGTTGCTCCTATTCAAAATCTAAATACGATTGCACTTCTGGCACAACATATTCATTATTATATTGATGGAATAAACAATGTATTCAAAGGTGGAACACTGGATATAAAAGATAAATTCAGTTTTGATTTTCCTTCAATAAATTCTCAGCAAGAATGGGAAAATTTTTTAATTAAATTCTGGAATGATGCTGAAGAATTTGCATCTCTAATTGAACAAATAACTGATGAAAAACTCAACGAAAATTTTGTAGATGTAAAATATGGTTCGTACAGAAGAAACATTGAAGCAATGATTGAACATAGTTATTACCATTTAGGACAAATCGTATTGATAAAAAAATTATTAACCGATTAG
- a CDS encoding metalloregulator ArsR/SmtB family transcription factor: MKRDIFQAIADPTRRAILVLISSTALTPNAIAEQFQTTRQAVSKHIKILNECDLLEEKKLGREIYYQLKIDKMKEIDQWLEQFKAIWEQRFSQLDQVLLNLKSKENEN, from the coding sequence ATGAAACGAGATATTTTTCAGGCAATTGCCGATCCGACGCGAAGAGCGATTTTAGTTTTGATTTCTTCTACCGCATTGACACCAAATGCGATTGCAGAACAATTTCAAACTACTAGACAAGCCGTTTCTAAACACATTAAGATATTAAATGAATGTGATTTATTGGAAGAAAAAAAATTGGGCAGAGAAATTTATTATCAGCTCAAAATTGATAAAATGAAAGAAATTGATCAATGGCTGGAGCAATTTAAAGCAATTTGGGAACAGCGTTTTAGTCAATTAGATCAAGTATTACTAAACTTAAAATCTAAAGAAAATGAAAACTGA
- a CDS encoding SRPBCC domain-containing protein: protein MKTDLLMNFSVDKENKAVNVKREFAAPLSDVWSAWTEPEILDMWWAPAPFQSKTKSMEFKEGGKRLYAMVGPDGTERWSYFDYTSISPKTNFKHSATFCDADGNPNSEFGSSYWDITFSEQGELTLVDIHIKRDSFEELQKIIEMGFKQGFTSAMESLDKIFETRKQ, encoded by the coding sequence ATGAAAACTGATTTGCTAATGAATTTTTCTGTAGACAAGGAAAATAAAGCCGTAAATGTAAAACGTGAATTTGCCGCACCTTTATCGGATGTTTGGTCTGCATGGACTGAGCCTGAAATTCTGGATATGTGGTGGGCTCCAGCTCCATTTCAATCTAAAACCAAAAGTATGGAATTTAAAGAAGGCGGAAAAAGACTGTACGCAATGGTTGGTCCTGACGGCACAGAACGTTGGAGTTATTTTGATTATACTTCGATTTCTCCGAAAACAAATTTTAAACATTCTGCTACTTTTTGTGATGCTGACGGAAATCCGAATTCTGAATTTGGAAGCTCCTATTGGGATATTACTTTTTCTGAACAAGGCGAGTTAACCCTTGTTGATATTCATATCAAACGTGACAGTTTTGAAGAATTGCAAAAAATAATTGAAATGGGTTTCAAACAAGGATTTACATCTGCAATGGAAAGTTTGGACAAAATCTTCGAGACTCGAAAACAATAG
- a CDS encoding SRPBCC domain-containing protein — translation MKSNLLMNFTVDKENSTVNVKREFNASLANVWSAWTEAEILDKWWAPAPWKSRTKSMEFKEGGRRLYAMVGPEGEEHWAIADFTSISPKTNFKYSDAFSDNEGNINNDFPRSSWDVTFSENGNSTFVDIAIRHEKLSDLEMIIQMGFKEGFTIAMEGLDAVFAEESK, via the coding sequence ATGAAATCAAATCTTTTAATGAATTTTACTGTAGATAAAGAAAATAGTACCGTAAATGTAAAACGCGAATTCAACGCTTCACTGGCAAACGTTTGGTCTGCTTGGACAGAAGCCGAAATTCTAGACAAATGGTGGGCACCTGCTCCATGGAAATCAAGAACAAAAAGCATGGAATTTAAAGAAGGTGGACGCAGATTGTACGCAATGGTTGGCCCTGAAGGCGAAGAACACTGGGCAATTGCCGATTTTACTTCGATTAGTCCGAAAACGAATTTCAAATATTCTGATGCTTTTTCAGACAATGAAGGAAATATAAATAATGATTTTCCGCGTTCAAGCTGGGATGTTACTTTTTCAGAAAATGGGAATTCAACTTTCGTCGATATTGCAATTAGACATGAAAAGCTTTCGGATTTGGAAATGATTATTCAAATGGGCTTCAAAGAAGGTTTCACAATTGCAATGGAAGGTTTGGATGCTGTTTTTGCTGAAGAATCTAAATAA